The genomic DNA GCGAGAGCTATTTCCGCCAGATCCCGGACATCACCCGCGATCAGGAAATGGCGGCCCGCGCCCTGGGTGCGATGGATGAGGTGGTGCGGAAATATCCGGAAAGCGAATATGCTGATGATGCGCGCCGCAAAACCCAGGCTGCGCGCGATCAGATAGCCGGCCAGGAAATGATGGTCGGCCGCTATTATCTGGAGCGCAAGAATTTCCCCGGAGCCCTCAACCGCTTCAAGACCGTGGTCAATGACTATCAGACCACCCGCCATGTCGAAGAGGCGCTGATGCGTCTTGTCGAGACCTATCTGGCGATGGGTATTGTCAGCGAAGCCCAGACTGCAGCCGCCGTTCTGGGGCACAATTATCCCGATAGCGAATGGTATAAGGATGCCTATGCGCTGCTTGATACAGGTGGCTACCAGCCGCAGAATAATAAAGGCTCCTGGATTTCAAGGGCATTTGCAGCAGCTATTCCCGGCTAGTTGCATCGCCTGCGTTTAAGCTTGAAGGGGCCGAGGGTACATGCTGGCGAATCTTACGATCCGCGACATCGTTCTTATCGACCAATTGCAAATCAGTTTTGAGCCTGGCCTGACCGTTCTGACCGGTGAGACTGGCGCCGGAAAATCCATTCTGCTGGATTCATTGTCGCTGGCTCTGGGCGCAAGAGGAGATGGTGGCCTGGTCCGCGAGGGCCAGGAAAAGGGCGCCGTCACCGCCAGCTTTGATCTGCCCCCAACCCATCATGTTTTTTCGCTCATCAGGGCACACGATCTCAACAGTGAGGGCGAGCTGATCCTGCGCCGTGTCCAATCCGCCGATGGCAGGACGCGTGCCTTCATCAATGATCAGCCGGTAAGCGCGACCTTGCTCCGTGAAATCGGCGAGCAACTCATTGAAATCCATGGGCAGCATGATGATCGCGCTCTGGTCGACCCTGCCACCCATCTTGTGCTGCTTGATGCATTTGGTGGTCTGGAAGACAATTGCGCAGATGTCGCTGCGCTTTTCAGGCAATGGCGCGGCAAGAAGGAAGAGCTGTCACGGCTCAGCCAGCAAGTCGCAGAAGCTGCGCGAGAGGCCGATTATCTGCATGCCAGCGTTGAAGAACTCAGCACTCTGTCGCCTCAGGAGGGTGAAGAAGAGGAACTCGCCGCCAAGCGTCAATCGATGATGCAGGCCGAAAAGGTCGCTGGCGATATCAATGAGGCCTATGAAGCTGTCGCCGGGCCGCAATCTCCGGTACCGGTCATCGCCAGTCTGATGCGGCGGCTGGAACGCAAGGCGGCACAGGCCCCCGGATTGCTCGATGAAGCTCTTGCAGCGCTGGATCGTGCCCTGCTGGCACTGGATGAGAGTGCGTCTGCGTTGGGGATTGCCCTGCGCGCCACCGAGTTCGATGCTTCAGTTCTGGAAAATTCTGAAGAACGTC from Pararhizobium sp. IMCC3301 includes the following:
- the recN gene encoding DNA repair protein RecN; the encoded protein is MLANLTIRDIVLIDQLQISFEPGLTVLTGETGAGKSILLDSLSLALGARGDGGLVREGQEKGAVTASFDLPPTHHVFSLIRAHDLNSEGELILRRVQSADGRTRAFINDQPVSATLLREIGEQLIEIHGQHDDRALVDPATHLVLLDAFGGLEDNCADVAALFRQWRGKKEELSRLSQQVAEAAREADYLHASVEELSTLSPQEGEEEELAAKRQSMMQAEKVAGDINEAYEAVAGPQSPVPVIASLMRRLERKAAQAPGLLDEALAALDRALLALDESASALGIALRATEFDASVLENSEERLFALRAAARKFNVPVENLNALAVKMADEMDALDNSAERLAGLEHETAKAETAFVSAARAVSGQRQHAAIALEEAVASELPSLKLDHARFLVDFHSDEAQRSERGIDQAAFWVQTNPGTRPGPMWKVASGGELSRFLLALKVALADKGSAPCLIFDEIDTGVGGAVAEAIGHRLARLAERVQVLSVTHAPQVAARATGHLLIEKAGVSGQNRVETAVHSIGGTARKEEIARMLAGATITNEARAAAEKLIAGSSG
- a CDS encoding outer membrane protein assembly factor BamD, producing the protein MAPTNLPHPFSSIDRLSMRALSRLILVAGLGFTVAACASKADDYGELAFEEPDPADKTYNEGLSLLNSGKVGKAADKFQEVDKAYPYSDWARRSLIMSTFASYKSGDYDSAVTSGKRYVSLYPTTPDAAYAQYLIGESYFRQIPDITRDQEMAARALGAMDEVVRKYPESEYADDARRKTQAARDQIAGQEMMVGRYYLERKNFPGALNRFKTVVNDYQTTRHVEEALMRLVETYLAMGIVSEAQTAAAVLGHNYPDSEWYKDAYALLDTGGYQPQNNKGSWISRAFAAAIPG